A window from Sphingobacterium hotanense encodes these proteins:
- the ribH gene encoding 6,7-dimethyl-8-ribityllumazine synthase, giving the protein MSSSLKNLSDFSHIEVGSAENLKFAIVVSQWNAQITGALLNGAYKGLLDHGAKEENIELIEVPGSYELIAGSDIALRNKNLDAVIALGCVIQGETRHFDFICQAVGTELAQVGLKHSKPVIFGVLTTDNLQQAIDRAGGKHGNKGEEAAITAIQMGLIHQSH; this is encoded by the coding sequence ATGTCAAGCAGTTTAAAAAACCTTTCAGATTTTTCCCATATCGAAGTTGGCAGTGCCGAGAACTTAAAGTTCGCAATTGTGGTATCCCAGTGGAATGCACAGATTACTGGCGCATTGTTGAACGGAGCATACAAAGGTTTATTGGATCACGGCGCAAAGGAAGAAAATATCGAGCTGATTGAGGTTCCGGGAAGTTACGAATTGATCGCAGGAAGTGATATTGCTCTTCGAAATAAAAATCTAGACGCAGTTATTGCATTAGGCTGTGTAATTCAGGGCGAGACAAGACATTTTGATTTTATCTGCCAAGCTGTCGGTACTGAGCTTGCACAAGTAGGTTTAAAACACAGTAAACCTGTTATTTTCGGCGTTTTAACGACCGACAACCTACAACAAGCGATCGACCGCGCAGGAGGAAAACATGGCAATAAGGGAGAAGAAGCCGCTATCACAGCCATTCAAATGGGCTTAATCCATCAGAGCCATTAG
- a CDS encoding polysaccharide biosynthesis protein produces the protein MKLFRPLNHIRIVPRWIIFMFDIAVSAIAFLFAFILYHNFKLEAFSRVDFATSFLFCISLTAVSFFVFRLYSGIVRYTSAVDSIRILSTIVFTSIIMFLVKLVFIAFDIHLSVPTNLIIIYSLFAFTGLTTYRTCIKIFFQYTKSARNGRKNAAVYGAGDLGIAVKRTFEHDFRSDKTIVAYIDDNEAKIGKSIDGLKIFASKDFQRIIDKYGIDELIIASSRIDIDTKNAIIDQALEHNVNVLTLPPVNKIMNGDLSPSQIKKIKIEDLLERAPIQISNEKLLDQLRGKRVLVTGAAGSIGSEISKQLGRYEPQMIILCDQAESPLHNLQLDLQDQFKNQIYHTYIADIRNEERMRELFQTFKPHFVYHAAAYKHVPMMENHPSEGVKTNVFGTYLLANLAVEFEVGKFVFVSTDKAVNPTNVMGATKRIAEKYVQTLNNYLFNLNDGKGTKFITTRFGNVLGSNGSVIPRFKDQIEKGGPVTVTHPDITRYFMTIPEACQLVLEAGNMGNGGEIFVFDMGKSVKIVDLAKKMIKLSGHTPFKDIEIKFTGLRPGEKLYEELLNDLENTVSTHHEKIMIAKVRENDFELVKTEIANLSKALNMHNNMNIVRQMKVIVPEFKSQNSIYEQLDKETVEAANSQTT, from the coding sequence ATGAAGCTCTTTAGACCATTGAATCATATCAGGATTGTTCCAAGATGGATTATTTTCATGTTTGATATCGCAGTTTCGGCGATTGCTTTTCTCTTTGCATTCATTTTGTACCATAATTTTAAGCTCGAAGCCTTTTCAAGAGTAGATTTTGCGACATCTTTTCTGTTCTGCATTAGCTTAACTGCGGTTTCATTTTTTGTTTTCAGACTATACAGCGGTATAGTTCGTTACACTTCAGCGGTAGATTCGATTCGAATTTTATCGACCATCGTGTTTACTTCGATTATTATGTTCTTGGTGAAGTTGGTCTTCATTGCATTTGATATTCATCTGTCGGTACCGACCAACCTAATCATTATCTATTCTTTGTTTGCATTTACAGGGCTGACAACCTACAGAACCTGTATCAAGATATTTTTTCAATATACCAAGTCGGCTCGCAATGGTCGCAAAAACGCAGCAGTATATGGCGCTGGTGATTTGGGGATCGCCGTAAAACGTACGTTCGAGCATGATTTCCGTTCCGACAAGACCATTGTCGCCTATATTGATGACAATGAAGCGAAAATCGGTAAATCCATCGATGGTCTTAAGATTTTTGCTTCTAAAGACTTCCAACGCATTATCGACAAATATGGTATCGACGAATTGATTATTGCCTCATCGCGAATTGATATCGACACCAAGAATGCGATTATCGATCAGGCTCTCGAGCATAACGTCAATGTATTGACATTGCCACCGGTCAATAAGATTATGAATGGTGATCTCTCACCAAGTCAAATCAAAAAGATTAAGATTGAAGACTTGTTAGAACGTGCTCCTATTCAGATTTCTAATGAAAAATTGTTAGATCAACTACGTGGCAAGCGTGTATTAGTGACAGGTGCTGCGGGTTCCATTGGTAGCGAAATATCAAAGCAACTAGGCCGTTACGAACCACAAATGATTATCCTCTGTGATCAAGCTGAGTCTCCGCTACACAACCTTCAACTCGACCTTCAGGATCAGTTTAAAAATCAAATATATCATACCTATATTGCTGATATCCGCAATGAGGAAAGAATGCGCGAGCTGTTCCAAACGTTCAAACCGCATTTTGTGTACCACGCTGCGGCTTATAAGCATGTTCCGATGATGGAGAACCACCCTAGCGAGGGTGTTAAAACCAACGTATTCGGCACATATCTATTAGCAAATCTTGCTGTTGAATTCGAGGTTGGCAAGTTTGTTTTCGTATCTACGGATAAAGCTGTGAATCCGACGAATGTGATGGGTGCAACCAAAAGAATTGCTGAAAAGTATGTGCAAACCCTGAACAATTACCTATTTAACTTAAATGACGGTAAGGGGACCAAGTTTATTACTACTCGTTTCGGGAATGTATTAGGTTCAAACGGTTCAGTAATCCCTCGTTTTAAAGACCAAATCGAAAAGGGTGGCCCAGTGACGGTAACCCACCCTGATATCACACGTTATTTCATGACCATTCCAGAAGCCTGTCAACTCGTTCTTGAAGCTGGCAACATGGGTAATGGTGGCGAGATCTTCGTATTTGATATGGGTAAATCAGTAAAAATCGTCGACTTGGCGAAGAAGATGATAAAATTATCAGGACATACGCCATTTAAGGATATTGAAATCAAATTTACAGGCCTACGTCCTGGCGAGAAACTTTATGAGGAGTTGCTCAACGACTTAGAAAACACAGTTTCAACGCACCATGAAAAGATCATGATTGCTAAAGTAAGGGAGAATGATTTCGAACTTGTAAAAACGGAGATAGCCAACCTTTCCAAAGCACTTAACATGCATAACAACATGAACATTGTAAGGCAGATGAAGGTTATTGTACCGGAGTTCAAGAGTCAAAACTCTATTTATGAGCAATTGGACAAAGAAACTGTCGAAGCAGCTAACTCGCAAACCACTTAA
- a CDS encoding alanine dehydrogenase, translated as MINVSKIAQQGVLQPQEAMLKTGKKKGRLTIGIPKETSFQENRIALTPLSVGLLVENGHEIILESGAGNKSNFLDHHYSEQGAQIVYDAKEVFKADIIIKISSPTLKEVELMRNRQVLFSSQQPSLMGIEILKALMKKQITALSYEYLQDEGGHLSVVRAMSEIVGATSVLIAAEYLSNVFDGKGLMLGGVTGVPPTEMVIIGAGTVGEFAARTAIALGAQVKVFDSSIYRLRRLQSNVGSRVFTSVIQPIILNKAVLTSDVVIGAVRAKNGRTPCLISEDTVSKMKPNSVLIDVSIDQGGCFETSEVTNHDKPVFKKYDVIHYCVPNIASRVARTATYALTNIFTPILLEIGESGGMNAMIWANQGIRSAIYLYHGNLCNKDMSEKFNLPCKDLDLIVMANL; from the coding sequence ATGATAAACGTGTCGAAGATTGCTCAGCAGGGTGTGTTACAACCTCAAGAAGCCATGCTGAAAACGGGAAAGAAAAAGGGACGATTGACCATAGGAATACCCAAAGAAACATCTTTTCAAGAAAATAGAATTGCGCTAACTCCACTGTCCGTCGGCTTATTGGTCGAGAACGGACATGAAATCATTTTGGAAAGCGGTGCAGGTAACAAATCTAACTTCCTCGACCATCATTATAGTGAGCAAGGCGCACAGATTGTCTACGACGCTAAGGAAGTCTTCAAAGCGGATATTATCATCAAAATATCAAGCCCTACATTGAAGGAAGTCGAACTGATGAGAAACCGGCAGGTTCTCTTTAGCTCACAGCAGCCTTCGCTCATGGGGATTGAAATTCTCAAAGCCTTAATGAAAAAACAGATAACGGCACTTTCCTACGAATACTTACAGGACGAGGGCGGACATCTTTCTGTCGTACGTGCCATGAGTGAAATTGTAGGTGCTACTTCGGTATTGATTGCCGCAGAATACTTAAGTAATGTTTTTGACGGGAAAGGCCTCATGCTAGGCGGTGTAACAGGTGTTCCACCTACCGAGATGGTGATCATCGGCGCAGGCACAGTAGGTGAATTCGCAGCACGAACTGCTATTGCCTTAGGTGCTCAAGTCAAAGTATTCGATAGTTCTATCTATCGACTTAGGCGTTTGCAGAGTAACGTCGGCAGCCGTGTATTCACTTCTGTTATTCAGCCTATCATCCTTAATAAAGCCGTTCTTACCTCAGATGTTGTTATTGGCGCGGTTCGCGCTAAGAACGGAAGAACTCCTTGTCTGATTTCAGAAGATACCGTATCGAAGATGAAGCCTAATTCCGTGCTTATCGACGTGAGCATCGATCAAGGCGGTTGTTTTGAAACCTCGGAAGTTACCAACCACGATAAACCGGTATTCAAAAAGTACGATGTCATTCACTATTGTGTGCCCAATATCGCGTCCAGAGTAGCTCGTACCGCGACCTATGCCTTAACCAATATCTTTACCCCGATTCTACTGGAGATTGGTGAATCCGGAGGTATGAACGCCATGATATGGGCGAATCAAGGGATTCGCAGTGCAATCTATCTATATCACGGGAACCTGTGTAACAAGGATATGAGCGAGAAATTCAACCTGCCATGCAAAGATCTTGATCTGATCGTTATGGCCAACCTATAA
- a CDS encoding family 20 glycosylhydrolase, which produces MQLLTKMGLVILLSSMSSLFVQGQDLNLKWDYGKTYDGKDDLGLQLTLLNKSDNTLKLNDYALWFSSMYPINEGNFGAYTIHNRNGNLYSIDFHNQSVAPQDSLLISYQSPYPIAHTSLIPNGFYLQHHKDHKDVIEIGDPTITPLKLSKAEQQQFLSALYEKNAARSGDANQLILPTPMSIKEGRGTLTLSGSVGYYIDVAFNFEMNMFQEFAAQLGQLSFTEAQQNAAKVRVLFDKTLGEEEYKLSISSTGVEIKAGKPSGAFYAIQSVKSLMTADQLNSIGNVNLPYLEVHDKPRYEYRGLMIDIARNFKDKKVILKYLDLMAMYKINKLHLHFIDDEGWRLEIPTLPELTDIGSVRSPYFQDGQSLQPAYGSGTAVTNGHYLSKADFQEILKYAAARYITVIPEIETPGHARAAIKAMEARYNRLMAQGKQKEAEEFLLYEAEDKSVYSSAQYWNDNVMNPALPSVYRFLDVVITEIQQMYTEAGLQLETISLGGDEVPSGSWEDSPKIKELMVKEGFTSVYEVWPYYIARIQEICAAKGLQMAGWEEIGMVNKGNGMVVNEELAHKNMLLDVWNNVIGGGQEDLAYKLANAGYKTVFASCANYYLDMVWDKDFREPGLKWASITDLYQSFALLPESFFSNMKYTEAGSKLEDSYIAGKVRLTEKGKSNLVGLKAALWQETVLTADRMDYMLLPRLYALAERAWRPAHAWENDFKFDKKAFDKTYTAFINKVGKQELPKLQQLAGGFQYRLPSVGVKQQGDKLLANVEYPGFVIHYTTDGSEPNSNSLVFPKEGIKLRKGNKVKLATVSTDHRVGRVSEYINE; this is translated from the coding sequence ATGCAACTATTAACGAAAATGGGACTGGTTATTCTCCTATCAAGCATGTCTAGCCTATTTGTACAAGGTCAAGACCTTAATCTAAAATGGGATTATGGAAAGACGTACGATGGTAAAGACGATCTGGGGCTTCAACTAACACTACTCAATAAATCCGACAATACATTAAAACTTAACGATTACGCCTTATGGTTCAGTTCGATGTATCCCATCAACGAAGGTAATTTTGGTGCTTATACCATTCATAATCGAAATGGGAATTTATACAGTATAGATTTTCATAATCAGTCAGTCGCTCCGCAGGACTCTTTATTGATCAGCTACCAATCGCCTTATCCGATTGCGCATACTTCACTGATTCCAAACGGTTTTTACTTGCAGCACCATAAAGATCATAAAGATGTTATCGAGATCGGCGATCCAACAATTACACCATTGAAATTATCGAAGGCTGAACAGCAGCAGTTTCTCTCTGCACTGTATGAGAAGAATGCTGCGAGAAGTGGCGATGCGAACCAGTTGATACTGCCAACACCGATGTCTATCAAAGAGGGTAGAGGCACGTTGACACTTTCTGGCTCAGTGGGATATTACATCGATGTTGCATTTAATTTCGAAATGAATATGTTTCAGGAATTCGCGGCTCAGCTTGGACAACTGAGTTTTACAGAAGCCCAGCAGAACGCTGCCAAGGTTAGGGTATTATTCGATAAGACTTTAGGAGAAGAAGAATATAAGCTTTCGATCAGTTCGACCGGTGTAGAGATAAAAGCTGGGAAGCCTTCAGGGGCATTCTATGCAATTCAATCGGTGAAATCTTTAATGACGGCGGATCAATTAAATAGCATTGGAAATGTCAATCTACCATACTTAGAGGTGCACGATAAACCTCGCTATGAGTATAGAGGGCTGATGATTGATATTGCTAGAAATTTCAAGGATAAGAAAGTTATTCTAAAATACCTTGATTTGATGGCGATGTACAAAATCAATAAGCTGCATCTTCATTTTATTGATGATGAGGGATGGCGTCTGGAAATCCCGACATTACCGGAATTAACGGACATCGGATCTGTTCGCTCGCCTTATTTTCAGGATGGACAAAGCTTGCAGCCGGCTTATGGCTCGGGAACTGCAGTAACCAATGGGCATTATCTTTCTAAAGCGGACTTCCAAGAAATTTTAAAGTATGCCGCAGCGCGCTATATCACAGTTATTCCTGAAATTGAAACACCTGGACATGCACGTGCTGCAATCAAGGCTATGGAAGCACGCTATAATCGTCTCATGGCGCAAGGTAAGCAAAAAGAGGCCGAAGAGTTTTTGTTATATGAAGCCGAGGATAAGTCGGTTTATAGCTCTGCGCAGTATTGGAACGATAATGTGATGAATCCGGCTCTTCCTTCTGTTTATCGCTTCTTGGATGTGGTTATTACCGAGATTCAACAAATGTACACAGAAGCGGGCTTGCAGTTGGAGACGATTTCTTTAGGAGGTGATGAAGTTCCGTCGGGCTCATGGGAAGATTCGCCAAAGATCAAAGAACTGATGGTCAAGGAAGGTTTCACGTCAGTTTATGAGGTCTGGCCCTATTATATCGCTCGTATCCAGGAAATCTGTGCTGCTAAAGGCTTGCAGATGGCGGGTTGGGAAGAAATAGGAATGGTCAATAAAGGCAATGGAATGGTCGTTAATGAAGAACTGGCACATAAGAATATGTTGCTGGATGTTTGGAATAACGTAATTGGAGGAGGACAAGAGGATTTGGCATATAAACTAGCAAATGCGGGATACAAGACCGTCTTTGCCAGCTGCGCGAACTATTATCTTGATATGGTGTGGGATAAGGATTTCCGTGAACCAGGTCTTAAATGGGCATCCATCACTGATCTATATCAGTCTTTCGCCTTGCTTCCAGAATCATTCTTCTCCAATATGAAGTATACAGAAGCGGGCTCTAAATTGGAAGATAGCTATATCGCTGGAAAAGTACGTTTAACCGAGAAAGGGAAATCGAATCTAGTGGGCTTAAAGGCCGCGTTATGGCAGGAAACTGTATTAACCGCCGATCGAATGGATTATATGCTTTTACCGCGCTTATATGCATTAGCGGAACGTGCGTGGAGACCTGCACACGCTTGGGAAAATGACTTTAAGTTTGACAAGAAAGCGTTTGATAAAACCTATACTGCCTTTATCAATAAGGTAGGCAAGCAAGAGCTTCCGAAATTGCAGCAGCTTGCAGGAGGATTCCAATACCGTTTGCCATCGGTGGGGGTGAAGCAACAAGGTGATAAGCTACTTGCTAATGTCGAATACCCAGGATTCGTGATACATTATACGACCGATGGGTCGGAACCGAATTCAAATAGCCTGGTGTTCCCAAAAGAAGGAATTAAGTTAAGAAAAGGAAATAAAGTTAAACTTGCTACTGTTTCTACTGATCACAGAGTAGGAAGGGTGAGTGAGTATATTAATGAATAG
- a CDS encoding ABC transporter ATP-binding protein gives MKVLFMSQKTSSCQYIFSDVQQPNLPLIHGKDLSCIFEGTQRVVAVNEVNFGIEEGKITAIIGESGSGKSTLLRLIYGLAEPATGEVRYRGWLVPTRKDKLIPGHDAMKLVSQGFDDLNLYAKVWDNVASQLPNTDLDRKRNKTQEVLAKLRMDHLAQKRVADLSGGEKQRVAICRALINDPEVLLMDEPFNQVDAAFRDDLQQDIQQIVKDTGLTVVLVSHDPAEVLAMADYLIVMKNGLIVDQGNPTELYYHPQNPYTARLLAKSNVLTAEQASKLAIDAKGLIAIHQEAIQFEEASEGKYWVKDSKFRGMFTELIIGNDDLTLHAVQFPAKATKKNTRINILVSYVHHFES, from the coding sequence ATGAAAGTTTTATTTATGAGTCAGAAAACATCTTCTTGTCAATACATATTCTCCGATGTACAGCAACCTAATCTACCCTTAATTCATGGGAAAGACCTGTCCTGTATTTTTGAAGGCACGCAGCGCGTCGTTGCCGTCAATGAGGTAAATTTTGGTATTGAGGAGGGGAAGATTACTGCCATTATCGGTGAATCGGGAAGTGGAAAAAGTACGCTTCTGCGTTTAATCTATGGTTTGGCAGAACCTGCTACCGGCGAAGTACGCTATAGAGGATGGCTGGTTCCGACAAGAAAAGATAAGCTTATTCCTGGACATGATGCGATGAAACTGGTGTCGCAGGGATTTGATGACCTCAACCTGTATGCGAAGGTTTGGGATAATGTGGCGTCCCAACTTCCAAATACCGACCTGGACAGGAAACGTAATAAGACCCAAGAAGTGCTGGCGAAGTTGCGGATGGACCACTTGGCGCAGAAAAGAGTAGCCGACCTAAGCGGCGGTGAGAAGCAAAGGGTGGCTATTTGTCGCGCTTTAATCAATGATCCGGAGGTTTTGTTGATGGACGAGCCTTTCAACCAAGTCGACGCTGCTTTCCGCGACGATCTTCAACAGGATATTCAACAAATCGTAAAGGATACTGGATTAACGGTAGTACTTGTATCTCATGACCCGGCAGAAGTCTTGGCGATGGCGGATTACCTGATCGTCATGAAAAACGGGCTTATCGTAGACCAAGGCAATCCAACGGAACTGTATTATCATCCGCAGAATCCCTATACCGCAAGATTGCTCGCTAAAAGCAATGTATTAACAGCAGAACAGGCTTCAAAGTTAGCTATTGATGCTAAAGGATTGATTGCCATTCATCAAGAGGCTATTCAGTTTGAAGAGGCTAGCGAAGGAAAATATTGGGTAAAAGACAGCAAATTCAGAGGGATGTTTACCGAATTGATTATTGGAAACGATGACCTGACTTTGCATGCTGTTCAGTTCCCGGCAAAAGCGACCAAAAAAAATACGAGAATTAATATTCTCGTATCTTATGTTCATCACTTCGAGTCTTAA
- a CDS encoding outer membrane beta-barrel protein, translating into MRPRITLVFAAVLCLGLQFTQAQIKISKEAKTDSTERKVRAEIDINVGKDDKDDEKKITYPRTFGGITFSRVDWGFSRLVDNGSFTLSEGNKNLDYKKASNFGFDVAQFGVRFSDVFKVYASAGFEWNYLRLENDVLLLKDVTPLEFADLDPNSKYKKNVFTSTYLRLPLSFELRSHKLNNGKRLKFAFGAMTGVLLKGTQRLKSEEFGKQKYKDTYNLATFQYGGFARIGYDNFGLFTKYYINDMFEKSPAQEGVRNLTFGLTLGF; encoded by the coding sequence ATGAGACCGAGAATTACCCTAGTATTTGCAGCAGTTTTATGCTTAGGATTGCAATTTACGCAAGCGCAAATCAAAATTAGCAAAGAGGCAAAAACAGACTCTACGGAACGAAAGGTGCGCGCAGAGATTGATATTAACGTGGGCAAAGACGACAAAGACGATGAGAAGAAAATAACTTATCCACGTACCTTTGGCGGGATCACATTCTCTCGCGTCGACTGGGGTTTCTCCAGATTAGTAGATAATGGCAGCTTTACCCTATCCGAAGGAAATAAGAATTTAGACTATAAGAAAGCATCGAACTTTGGTTTTGATGTCGCACAATTCGGCGTCCGTTTCAGCGATGTCTTTAAGGTGTACGCATCTGCAGGTTTCGAGTGGAACTATCTTCGCTTAGAAAATGATGTGCTTTTGCTGAAAGATGTGACTCCCTTAGAATTTGCTGACCTTGACCCTAATTCTAAATACAAAAAGAACGTTTTTACATCCACTTACCTTCGACTGCCTTTGAGCTTCGAGTTGAGAAGCCATAAGTTGAACAATGGCAAACGCTTGAAATTCGCTTTCGGCGCGATGACAGGTGTATTGTTGAAGGGTACACAGCGCTTGAAAAGTGAGGAGTTTGGAAAACAGAAATACAAAGACACCTATAACTTAGCGACATTCCAATACGGGGGCTTTGCACGAATAGGTTATGACAACTTTGGCTTATTTACCAAATATTATATCAACGATATGTTCGAGAAAAGCCCGGCGCAAGAAGGCGTCAGAAACCTTACATTCGGTTTAACACTGGGTTTTTAA
- a CDS encoding alpha/beta hydrolase encodes MKNLFFVLSIMLSSAAFAQDKGEMRPLYSGNQIPGATKPTAEWTDKEIPKLYVHPAAQNSKDLAFLVIPGGGYAGVAMNHEGHDVANRLNDLGYNAYVLEYRLPKVETMKDKRFGPLQDAQYALRTVRKENPGKRVVVLGFSAGGHLAGSLSTLYNRPQTEELKDTNLRPDFSVLCYPVISMDDAITHKGSKNNLIGPDFKAEDVELFSLEKQVDENSQPTFLMSAKDDKGVPIENSYRYQKALKMNRVENMIFTYEEGGHGFGLVNKTDARDWFDAMIQWVEKVKKF; translated from the coding sequence ATGAAAAATTTATTTTTTGTATTATCCATTATGCTATCTAGTGCTGCGTTCGCCCAGGATAAAGGCGAAATGAGACCCTTGTATTCCGGAAATCAGATTCCGGGAGCCACAAAGCCGACCGCTGAATGGACGGATAAAGAAATTCCAAAGCTTTATGTACATCCCGCTGCGCAGAACAGTAAGGATTTGGCATTCTTGGTCATCCCCGGGGGTGGCTATGCGGGAGTAGCGATGAACCATGAAGGACATGATGTGGCCAATCGTTTAAATGATTTAGGCTACAATGCTTATGTGTTGGAATATCGTTTGCCTAAGGTCGAAACGATGAAAGACAAGCGTTTCGGACCCTTGCAGGACGCTCAATACGCTTTAAGAACGGTAAGGAAAGAAAACCCGGGCAAGCGTGTGGTCGTGTTGGGTTTCTCGGCTGGAGGACATCTGGCAGGATCACTAAGCACCTTATACAATAGACCGCAAACCGAAGAACTGAAAGATACCAACCTACGCCCTGACTTCTCGGTGTTATGTTATCCCGTAATTAGTATGGACGATGCTATCACACATAAGGGTTCAAAAAATAACCTCATTGGTCCTGATTTCAAGGCGGAGGATGTCGAGCTGTTTTCGTTAGAGAAGCAAGTCGACGAGAACTCGCAACCGACCTTCTTGATGAGTGCAAAGGATGATAAAGGCGTGCCAATCGAGAATAGCTACCGCTATCAGAAAGCTTTAAAGATGAATAGAGTCGAAAACATGATCTTTACCTATGAAGAGGGTGGACATGGCTTTGGTTTAGTCAATAAGACCGACGCTCGCGATTGGTTTGATGCGATGATTCAATGGGTCGAAAAAGTAAAGAAATTCTAA
- a CDS encoding tetratricopeptide repeat protein, with product MSQNKQNVSSTTTSGSKKSFFQENERSIIFIVVGVIVLILLYIGYQKLYLAPRAEKAAAEMYQAEQYATVDSLQKKAIEGDGSFAGFKEIADEYSNTKSANIANAYLGGLYLRQKNFKEAIKYLEQYSETGSAILDPLVIGLLGDAYSEEKIYDKAANFYKKAAEKSSNTFTTPVFLKKLGLVYEELQDYKNAEATYEKIRNDFPESAEATTIDSFIARVQAKQ from the coding sequence ATGTCACAAAATAAACAAAACGTTTCTTCAACGACTACTAGCGGTTCGAAGAAATCTTTTTTTCAAGAAAACGAAAGGAGCATCATCTTTATCGTTGTTGGTGTTATCGTATTGATTTTATTATACATCGGCTATCAAAAACTATATCTAGCACCTAGAGCAGAGAAAGCAGCAGCTGAAATGTACCAAGCGGAGCAGTACGCTACCGTTGATTCATTGCAGAAGAAAGCTATCGAAGGCGACGGTTCTTTCGCAGGTTTCAAAGAGATTGCGGACGAATACAGCAATACAAAATCAGCAAACATCGCTAATGCATATTTAGGTGGTCTATACCTTCGCCAAAAGAACTTCAAGGAAGCAATCAAATATCTAGAGCAATACTCCGAGACTGGAAGCGCAATCCTTGACCCTTTAGTAATCGGTCTATTAGGCGATGCGTATTCTGAAGAGAAGATTTATGATAAAGCTGCAAACTTCTATAAGAAAGCTGCGGAGAAATCATCAAATACATTTACTACTCCGGTATTCTTGAAGAAGTTAGGATTAGTATATGAAGAGCTTCAAGACTACAAAAATGCTGAAGCTACTTATGAGAAGATTCGCAATGATTTCCCTGAGAGCGCAGAAGCGACAACGATCGACAGCTTTATCGCTAGAGTACAAGCGAAACAGTAA
- a CDS encoding anti-sigma factor: MKDQELDDLFAKNLRNAEAKPPAGLWDKIASELPTEEPVETKPIVLWRYFAAAAAIMLFFGVGIYIYRSKDALPQPAEHRQIAKAPELSYPKTEEFVETKEVESQNYPVVPQETSPISIEGKKTSRLVAKKQESTATVQVKEQGQKVYTAIEKEQVEPIEVMKNSVELPELKAMDNEIQLSHREVAPIQPLVNIIENEEVMYAQKANTDKKPKQSILTKVLNGIADNINIGGGDVSFSNDEEGNIRIDLTKSLARNRR, from the coding sequence ATGAAAGATCAAGAATTAGACGACTTGTTTGCCAAGAACTTAAGGAATGCTGAGGCGAAGCCCCCTGCAGGGCTATGGGATAAAATTGCTTCGGAACTACCGACTGAGGAGCCTGTAGAGACAAAGCCAATTGTATTATGGCGCTATTTCGCCGCTGCCGCAGCCATCATGTTATTCTTCGGTGTGGGTATTTACATCTACCGTTCGAAAGATGCATTACCACAACCCGCTGAGCATCGACAAATTGCGAAGGCACCGGAACTGTCCTATCCGAAGACAGAGGAATTTGTTGAAACAAAAGAAGTGGAAAGCCAGAATTACCCTGTTGTTCCACAAGAAACTTCTCCCATTTCTATCGAAGGAAAAAAAACAAGTAGGTTGGTAGCCAAAAAACAGGAGTCGACAGCTACTGTGCAAGTAAAAGAACAAGGACAAAAAGTTTATACCGCTATCGAAAAGGAACAGGTAGAACCCATTGAAGTGATGAAAAACAGCGTGGAGTTGCCCGAATTAAAAGCGATGGATAATGAAATACAGCTAAGCCATCGTGAGGTCGCACCTATACAGCCGCTGGTGAACATCATAGAAAATGAAGAAGTAATGTATGCGCAAAAAGCGAATACCGATAAAAAACCAAAACAAAGTATATTAACAAAAGTATTGAACGGTATTGCCGATAACATCAATATCGGTGGTGGCGACGTATCGTTCAGCAACGATGAAGAAGGAAACATTCGAATAGATTTAACAAAAAGTTTAGCAAGAAATAGAAGATAA